The following are encoded together in the Corynebacterium jeikeium genome:
- the leuD gene encoding 3-isopropylmalate dehydratase small subunit: MEKFNTHTGVAAPLNRSNVDTDQIIPAVYLKRVTRTGFEDGLFAGWRKDPEFILNQEPYKNASVLVAGPDFGTGSSREHAVWALMDYGFRVVLSSRFADIFRGNSGKAGLLAAQMEQSDIELIWKLLEQQPGAEITVNLEDRTVTLGTHTFGFDVDDYTRWRLMEGLDDIGLTLRNEEAIEAFESQRASFKPRTIPAS; this comes from the coding sequence ATGGAAAAGTTCAACACCCACACTGGCGTGGCGGCACCCCTGAACCGCTCTAACGTCGACACCGACCAGATCATCCCCGCCGTCTACCTGAAGCGCGTGACCCGCACCGGATTCGAAGACGGCCTGTTCGCCGGCTGGCGCAAGGACCCGGAGTTCATCCTGAACCAGGAGCCCTACAAGAACGCCTCCGTGCTGGTGGCCGGCCCGGACTTCGGAACTGGCTCCTCCCGCGAGCACGCCGTCTGGGCGCTGATGGATTACGGCTTCCGCGTGGTTCTTTCCTCCCGCTTCGCGGACATCTTCCGCGGCAACTCGGGGAAGGCAGGCCTGCTGGCCGCCCAGATGGAACAAAGCGACATTGAGCTGATCTGGAAGCTGCTGGAACAGCAGCCGGGCGCGGAAATCACCGTGAACCTGGAGGACCGCACCGTCACCCTGGGTACCCACACCTTCGGCTTCGACGTGGACGACTACACCCGCTGGCGCCTGATGGAAGGCCTGGACGACATCGGCCTGACCCTGCGCAACGAGGAAGCCATCGAGGCCTTCGAATCCCAGCGCGCCAGCTTCAAGCCACGCACCATCCCCGCCAGCTAG